One window from the genome of Oreochromis niloticus isolate F11D_XX linkage group LG20, O_niloticus_UMD_NMBU, whole genome shotgun sequence encodes:
- the LOC100707152 gene encoding lysophosphatidic acid receptor 6, with protein sequence MMNVTNDDCNIQTQEYEYHLFPAVYILALLVGLPGNLAALYVFTFKITPRTAFSIYISNLAVADIVILCVLPFRIHYHINRNNWEFGDFTCRLTGILYYSNIYMSICFMTCICVDRYMATVHPHNYLRMRSPWCALVASVVLWCVAGVAILVFILMGPLKTNSDNSEHHSCFENFAKIEWDTRLGPYSILGLIFGSLMPSIIILVCYPLAARRISMIRTRTAQKAVRVIYTILVIMLLCFLPNHIVYLLHLLYRWEMIQNCSFGRAIYNARRITMALITLNTCLDPVLYYVTTSHCHWERLKMTWLWGAVSRRRGVYTIAVN encoded by the coding sequence ATGATGAATGTGACAAACGATGACTGCAACATCCAAACGCAAGAGTACGAGTATCATCTTTTCCCGGCCGTCTACATCCTCGCCTTGCTTGTGGGTTTGCCGGGTAACCTGGCAGCCCTTTACGTCTTCACCTTTAAGATCACTCCCCGCACGGCCTTCAGTATCTACATCAGCAACCTGGCGGTGGCGGACATTGTCATCCTCTGTGTTCTTCCCTTTCGGATCCACTACCACATAAACAGGAACAACTGGGAGTTCGGGGACTTCACCTGCCGCCTAACAGGGATTCTCTACTACTCCAACATTTACATGAGTATCTGCTTCATGACCTGTATCTGCGTGGACCGCTATATGGCCACGGTCCACCCACACAATTACCTGAGGATGCGGAGCCCCTGGTGCGCTCTGGTTGCGAGTGTGGTGCTCTGGTGCGTTGCCGGAGTGGCCATCCTGGTCTTCATACTCATGGGGCCTCTGAAAACCAACTCAGACAATTCTGAACACCACAGTTGTTTTGAAAATTTCGCCAAGATAGAATGGGACACTCGTCTGGGGCCATACAGCATACTGGGCCTCATCTTTGGCTCCTTGATGCCCTCCATAATCATCCTAGTGTGTTACCCGCTGGCTGCAAGGCGCATTTCCATGATCCGAACTAGAACAGCCCAAAAAGCTGTGAGGGTCATCTACACCATCCTAGTTATCATGCTGCTCTGCTTCCTGCCTAACCACATTGTGTACTTGCTGCACCTACTTTACCGCTGGGAGATGATCCAAAACTGCTCCTTTGGCAGAGCCATCTACAACGCCCGGAGGATCACCATGGCGCTCATCACCCTCAATACATGTCTTGACCCTGTGCTCTACTATGTCACCACCAGCCACTGCCACTGGGAGCGATTAAAGATGACATGGCTGTGGGGAGCGGTGAGCCGGAGGAGGGGGGTTTATACCATCGCAGTGAACTGA